One genomic segment of Paraburkholderia aromaticivorans includes these proteins:
- a CDS encoding ABC transporter permease subunit gives MLAYTLRRTLWAVPTILAVITACYLLLHLTPGGPFDTEKQLSAAVLANLNAKYHLDEPLWLQYLHYLGSLLHGDLGPSFRYADWSVNDLVWKALPVSLGVGGVSVPIALVIGVALGTVAAVRRDRFVDHFVMVLGNIGNVVPPFVLGPVLVWIFAILLKTSEGHGWLPAGGWGEGEWRYRVLPIVLLTIINVAAIARVMRGSMIEVLSGNFIRTARAKGLPGRTIVLRHAMKPALMPVVSLLGSICISSITAAVVTESVFALPGLGQLVVNGAINRDYTLVLGLVVLTTAIAVLFNLLVDLAYAWLDPRIRY, from the coding sequence ATGCTGGCCTATACGCTGCGCCGCACGCTCTGGGCGGTCCCGACGATTCTCGCCGTGATCACCGCGTGCTATCTGCTGCTGCATCTCACCCCGGGCGGCCCGTTCGACACCGAGAAGCAACTCTCGGCGGCCGTGCTGGCGAACCTGAACGCCAAGTATCACCTCGACGAACCGTTGTGGCTGCAGTACCTCCACTACCTCGGCTCGCTGCTGCACGGCGACCTCGGGCCGTCGTTCCGCTACGCCGACTGGTCGGTCAACGACCTGGTATGGAAAGCACTGCCGGTCAGCCTCGGCGTGGGCGGCGTGTCGGTGCCGATCGCGCTCGTGATCGGCGTCGCGCTCGGCACCGTGGCCGCGGTGCGGCGCGACCGCTTCGTGGATCACTTCGTCATGGTGCTCGGCAATATCGGCAACGTGGTGCCGCCTTTCGTACTGGGGCCGGTGCTGGTGTGGATCTTCGCGATCCTGCTGAAGACCTCAGAAGGCCACGGCTGGCTCCCGGCCGGCGGCTGGGGCGAAGGCGAGTGGCGCTACCGGGTGCTGCCGATCGTGCTGCTCACCATCATCAACGTCGCCGCGATTGCCCGCGTGATGCGCGGCAGCATGATCGAAGTGCTGTCGGGCAACTTCATCCGCACGGCGCGCGCCAAGGGGCTGCCAGGCCGCACGATCGTCCTGCGCCACGCGATGAAGCCCGCGCTGATGCCGGTCGTCTCGCTGCTCGGCTCGATCTGCATCTCGTCGATCACCGCGGCGGTGGTCACCGAATCGGTGTTCGCGCTGCCGGGTCTCGGCCAGCTGGTGGTCAACGGTGCGATCAATCGCGACTACACCCTCGTGCTCGGCCTCGTCGTGCTGACGACCGCTATCGCCGTGCTGTTCAATCTGCTGGTCGACCTCGCGTATGCGTGGCTCGATCCGCGCATCCGGTACTGA
- a CDS encoding ABC transporter permease: MPRSLESTAAALDPLAAIAGAPRSRGPLATAAWRFVRNRAAFAGFVVLMLIVIACVAGPWFLPNNPIDSDWSAISLPPTLQNMHWFGTDELGRDLLARALQGGRVSLEVGLLGTLVSGLIGVAYGATAGYLGGRVDAVMMRIVDMMYAIPYMLIAILMMTMFGRAFYLVVLTISAFSWLDMARVVRGQTLSLRSREFIDAARAIGVSSRSIIARHIVPNLFGVVVVYASVTVPNIVLTESVLSFLGLGVQEPMTSWGVLIQDGAQKLESMPWLLLCPAVMLCVTLYCVNFVGDGLRDAFDPKDR; the protein is encoded by the coding sequence ATGCCCCGCTCTCTTGAATCGACTGCCGCGGCGCTCGATCCGCTCGCGGCCATCGCCGGGGCGCCGCGCTCGCGCGGCCCGCTCGCCACCGCCGCGTGGCGCTTCGTGCGCAACCGCGCCGCCTTCGCCGGCTTCGTGGTGCTGATGCTGATCGTGATCGCCTGCGTGGCCGGTCCGTGGTTCCTGCCGAACAATCCGATCGACAGCGACTGGAGCGCGATCAGCCTGCCGCCCACCTTGCAGAACATGCACTGGTTCGGCACCGACGAACTCGGCCGCGATCTGCTCGCGCGCGCGCTGCAAGGCGGGCGCGTCTCACTCGAAGTCGGCCTGCTCGGCACGTTGGTGTCCGGGCTGATCGGCGTCGCGTACGGCGCGACCGCGGGCTATCTGGGCGGACGCGTCGACGCCGTGATGATGCGCATCGTCGACATGATGTACGCGATTCCCTACATGCTGATCGCCATCCTGATGATGACCATGTTCGGCCGCGCGTTCTATCTGGTCGTGCTCACCATCAGCGCGTTCTCGTGGCTCGACATGGCGCGCGTGGTGCGCGGCCAGACGCTGTCGCTGCGCTCGCGCGAATTCATCGACGCCGCGAGAGCGATCGGCGTGAGTTCGCGTTCGATCATCGCGCGCCACATCGTGCCGAATCTGTTCGGCGTGGTGGTGGTGTACGCGAGCGTGACGGTGCCGAACATCGTGCTGACGGAATCGGTGCTGTCGTTCCTCGGCCTCGGCGTGCAGGAGCCGATGACGAGCTGGGGCGTGCTGATTCAGGACGGCGCGCAGAAGCTCGAATCGATGCCCTGGCTGCTGCTGTGCCCGGCCGTGATGCTGTGCGTGACGCTGTATTGCGTGAATTTCGTCGGCGATGGCTTGCGCGACGCATTCGATCCGAAGGACCGTTGA
- a CDS encoding ABC transporter ATP-binding protein — translation MPLLEVKDLSVRFTRREGAPVDAVQGVSFSLEAGRTLGIVGESGSGKSQTVMALLGLLAGNGKVSGAATYRGENLLTMNEAALNRIRGDRIGMIFQDPMTSLNPFLTIERQMTETLQLHRKMSRRETRRRAIETLESVRIPDAARRIDMYPHEFSGGMRQRVMIAMALLSEPEILIADEPTTALDVTVQAQIIELLRELNQERGTAIILITHDMGVVAGLCDDVMVMYAGQTVEQASAAALFAAPTHPYTLGLLNALPRLTDDDDERALQTIPGNPPLPGEVGAGCAFAPRCGYCTERCRESRPRLASAEGHADALRACHRPVGEILEAQHV, via the coding sequence ATGCCGCTACTCGAAGTCAAAGACCTCAGCGTGCGCTTTACGCGCCGCGAAGGCGCACCCGTCGACGCGGTGCAAGGCGTGTCTTTTTCGCTGGAGGCGGGCCGCACGCTCGGCATTGTCGGCGAATCGGGCTCCGGCAAGAGCCAGACCGTGATGGCGCTGCTGGGCCTTCTCGCCGGCAACGGCAAGGTGTCCGGCGCCGCGACGTATCGCGGCGAAAACCTGCTGACCATGAACGAAGCGGCGTTGAACCGGATTCGCGGCGACCGCATCGGCATGATCTTTCAGGACCCGATGACCTCGCTCAACCCGTTCCTGACGATCGAGCGGCAGATGACCGAGACGCTGCAATTGCATCGCAAGATGTCGCGCCGCGAAACGCGCCGCCGCGCCATTGAAACGTTGGAATCGGTGCGCATTCCCGATGCGGCCCGGCGCATCGACATGTATCCGCACGAGTTTTCCGGCGGCATGCGCCAGCGCGTGATGATCGCGATGGCGCTGCTCTCCGAGCCCGAAATCCTGATCGCCGACGAACCGACCACCGCGCTCGACGTGACCGTGCAGGCGCAGATCATCGAACTCTTGCGCGAACTGAATCAGGAACGCGGCACGGCGATCATTCTGATCACGCACGACATGGGCGTGGTGGCCGGTCTGTGCGACGACGTGATGGTGATGTACGCCGGCCAGACGGTCGAACAGGCGAGCGCCGCCGCGCTGTTCGCCGCGCCGACGCATCCGTACACGCTCGGCCTGCTGAACGCGCTGCCGCGCCTGACCGACGATGACGACGAGCGTGCGCTGCAAACCATTCCGGGCAATCCGCCGCTGCCGGGCGAAGTCGGCGCCGGCTGCGCATTCGCGCCACGCTGCGGCTACTGCACCGAGCGCTGCCGCGAATCGCGGCCGCGCCTTGCCTCCGCGGAAGGTCACGCCGACGCGCTGCGCGCGTGCCATCGGCCGGTAGGGGAAATTCTCGAGGCACAACACGTATGA
- a CDS encoding ABC transporter ATP-binding protein, translated as MNTTPPANQDAATLLRVDNLKVQFGVPRGGFPWSGKATLRAVDGVSFNVRRGETVGLVGESGCGKSTLARAIIGLAPVASGSVRWLGDETVLPGAHRDTSRLRRDVQMIFQDPLASLDPRMTIEQIVAEPLMTHGQNIARADVQRRVLTMLERVGLNAQHLRRYPHEFSGGQCQRVGIARALIGEPQLVICDEPVSALDVSIQAQIVNLLRDLQRELSLSLLFVAHDLAVVKAISHRVLVMYLGRVMEFGDKREVYGTPRHPYTRALLSAVPVPDPVVERARRHLLLRGEIASPLSPPSGCAFRTRCPDAIDACAREIPQPVTHGAKATRVACIRVGDVAKEAPLGNR; from the coding sequence ATGAACACCACTCCTCCCGCAAATCAGGACGCGGCAACGTTGCTCCGCGTCGACAATCTCAAGGTGCAATTCGGCGTGCCGCGCGGCGGCTTTCCGTGGTCCGGCAAAGCGACGCTGCGCGCGGTGGACGGCGTGTCGTTCAACGTGCGGCGCGGCGAAACCGTGGGCCTTGTCGGCGAATCGGGTTGTGGCAAGTCGACGCTCGCGCGCGCGATCATCGGACTCGCACCGGTGGCGAGCGGCAGCGTGCGCTGGCTCGGCGACGAAACCGTGCTGCCGGGCGCGCACCGCGATACCTCGCGTTTGCGCCGCGACGTGCAGATGATTTTCCAGGACCCGCTCGCCTCGCTCGATCCGCGCATGACGATCGAACAGATCGTCGCCGAACCGTTGATGACGCACGGTCAGAACATTGCGCGCGCCGACGTGCAGCGGCGCGTGCTGACCATGCTCGAACGCGTCGGCCTCAACGCGCAGCATCTGCGCCGTTATCCGCACGAGTTTTCCGGCGGCCAGTGCCAGCGCGTGGGCATTGCGCGCGCGCTGATCGGCGAACCGCAACTGGTGATCTGCGACGAGCCGGTATCCGCGCTCGACGTGTCGATTCAGGCGCAGATCGTCAACCTGCTGCGTGATCTGCAACGCGAACTGTCGCTCTCCCTGCTGTTCGTGGCTCACGATCTGGCGGTGGTCAAGGCGATCAGCCACCGCGTGCTGGTGATGTATCTGGGACGTGTGATGGAGTTCGGCGACAAGCGCGAGGTCTACGGCACGCCGCGCCATCCGTACACGCGTGCATTGCTCTCGGCCGTGCCGGTGCCCGATCCGGTGGTGGAGCGCGCACGCCGTCATCTGCTGTTGCGCGGCGAGATCGCCTCGCCGCTCAGTCCGCCCTCCGGTTGCGCGTTTCGCACCCGCTGCCCGGATGCGATCGACGCCTGCGCCCGGGAGATTCCGCAGCCTGTCACGCACGGGGCCAAGGCGACGCGCGTCGCATGCATTCGCGTGGGGGACGTTGCGAAGGAAGCCCCGTTGGGGAACCGCTAA
- a CDS encoding OprD family outer membrane porin yields the protein MKDTRSKYRSKKTGAATFFYCAFTLPALTLAANAYADDSVTEPTSRSSKTQTLAQTLLSPTQHVPDSPAAQSDLSGKRRADQGGQVRNDQPDTTNAIVNAEANQAVTPPAALSSQAASKGFIADSHLNLLFRNYADYFQAPDTIYRHAWVQGVQANYESGYTQGPVGFGVDASLFGALKLDGGNGAGNMVHVGKDGGGSEQLAWAYPGMYDIKGRISETVVKYGLQMVTNPFLEPHDNRALPPTFLGVSMVSNDLVHTTLEAGSFTKVDARGHTNLTNLTTSYGGTRIDRLTYVGGTWHYAKNGEMALYVDQADNVWRQYYGSVAQSFGDPTTIKWSGLANIYSTHDTGASRQGHIDSNAYSVSVSAQHGPHALLLGYQQVLGDQFFDYVNETNGIYLTNSMDVDYNAPHEQSLQLRYTFDGKYAGVPGLKAMFWGQYGWGADASAGAAENAAPSAPLHDLYWKNGEPVHGHHHEFGFIPSYTLQSGRFKDTKITFIAMWHNSQYHYSDGNNMEYRLVVNVPMKVF from the coding sequence ATGAAAGATACCCGATCAAAATACCGGTCGAAAAAAACCGGAGCCGCGACGTTCTTTTACTGCGCATTCACGCTTCCCGCGTTGACGCTAGCCGCGAATGCCTATGCCGATGACAGCGTCACGGAGCCCACCTCCCGATCGTCTAAAACTCAAACGCTCGCGCAAACGTTGTTGTCCCCCACGCAACATGTGCCGGATTCACCGGCGGCGCAAAGCGATCTATCCGGCAAGCGGCGTGCGGACCAGGGTGGCCAGGTGCGTAACGACCAGCCGGACACCACCAACGCCATCGTCAACGCCGAAGCCAATCAAGCGGTCACGCCGCCCGCTGCATTGTCGAGCCAGGCGGCGAGCAAGGGTTTCATTGCCGACAGTCATCTGAATCTGCTGTTTCGCAACTACGCCGACTACTTCCAGGCGCCCGACACGATCTATCGTCACGCGTGGGTTCAGGGCGTGCAGGCCAACTATGAATCCGGTTACACGCAAGGGCCGGTCGGCTTCGGGGTGGACGCTTCGCTGTTCGGCGCGCTCAAGCTCGACGGCGGCAACGGCGCGGGCAACATGGTGCACGTGGGCAAGGACGGCGGCGGGTCGGAGCAACTCGCGTGGGCGTACCCCGGCATGTACGACATCAAGGGGCGCATTTCGGAAACGGTGGTGAAGTATGGTCTGCAGATGGTCACCAATCCGTTCCTCGAACCGCACGACAACCGCGCGCTGCCGCCGACCTTCCTCGGCGTCTCCATGGTCAGCAACGATCTCGTGCACACCACGCTCGAGGCCGGCAGCTTCACCAAAGTCGATGCACGCGGCCACACGAACCTGACCAATCTCACCACCTCGTATGGCGGCACGCGGATCGATCGCCTGACGTATGTGGGCGGCACGTGGCACTACGCGAAGAACGGCGAGATGGCTCTGTACGTCGATCAGGCCGACAATGTGTGGCGTCAGTACTACGGCTCGGTCGCGCAATCGTTCGGCGATCCGACCACCATCAAATGGAGCGGGCTCGCGAACATCTATTCGACGCACGACACCGGCGCGTCGCGCCAGGGGCACATCGACAGCAATGCCTACAGCGTGTCGGTTTCCGCGCAGCACGGCCCGCATGCGCTCCTGCTCGGCTACCAGCAGGTGCTCGGCGACCAGTTCTTCGACTACGTCAACGAGACCAACGGTATCTACCTGACCAATTCGATGGACGTGGACTACAACGCGCCGCACGAGCAGTCGTTGCAGTTGCGCTATACGTTCGACGGCAAATACGCCGGCGTGCCGGGACTGAAGGCGATGTTCTGGGGGCAATACGGCTGGGGCGCGGATGCGTCGGCGGGCGCGGCGGAGAACGCTGCGCCTTCGGCGCCGCTGCATGATCTCTACTGGAAGAACGGCGAACCGGTACATGGACATCATCACGAGTTCGGCTTCATCCCGAGCTATACGCTGCAAAGCGGGCGCTTCAAGGATACGAAGATCACGTTCATCGCGATGTGGCACAACAGTCAGTACCACTACTCGGATGGCAACAACATGGAATACCGGCTGGTGGTGAATGTGCCGATGAAAGTGTTCTAA
- a CDS encoding IclR family transcriptional regulator, producing the protein MNAAAKRDTDAAASGKGGAPGPGMLERAFAVIRALSEAQADGGRVTRLAKAVGLTQGTVHRILHALIAEGIVEQDESSKLYRLSVDFFALAAQAGNPSGMRTLCRPALLRLCASLGDTIFLLVKSSFDAVCLDICEGPFPIRSFTGDIGGRVALGVGQGSLAILAFLPEAEREEIIRFNVPRIRGYGVLDEVYLRTEIERVRRLGYAGRNSGVLDGMAGVAVPILDRTGVAVAALSVGTLAARLGDDRLPMVVELLRRQADAIGPQTNPFDVALRRPMHGLSRAMTTERITG; encoded by the coding sequence ATGAATGCTGCCGCCAAACGAGATACCGACGCCGCAGCGTCCGGAAAGGGCGGTGCGCCCGGCCCCGGCATGCTGGAACGCGCGTTCGCGGTGATTCGCGCGCTGTCCGAAGCGCAGGCCGACGGCGGACGCGTCACGCGTCTGGCGAAAGCGGTCGGACTGACGCAGGGCACGGTGCACCGCATCCTGCATGCGTTGATCGCGGAGGGCATCGTCGAACAGGACGAAAGCTCGAAGCTGTACCGGCTGAGTGTGGACTTCTTCGCGCTCGCGGCGCAGGCCGGCAACCCGAGCGGCATGCGTACGCTGTGCCGTCCCGCGTTGCTGCGGTTGTGCGCCAGTCTCGGCGACACGATCTTTCTGCTCGTCAAGAGCAGCTTCGACGCGGTGTGTCTCGACATCTGCGAAGGGCCGTTTCCGATCCGTTCGTTCACAGGCGATATCGGCGGCCGCGTGGCTTTAGGTGTCGGGCAGGGCAGTCTGGCGATTCTCGCGTTTTTGCCCGAGGCCGAGCGTGAGGAAATCATCCGCTTCAACGTGCCGCGAATTCGCGGCTACGGCGTGCTCGACGAAGTGTATTTGCGCACCGAGATCGAACGCGTGCGCCGGTTGGGCTATGCGGGGCGCAATAGCGGTGTGCTCGACGGCATGGCGGGGGTGGCGGTGCCCATTCTGGATCGCACCGGCGTGGCGGTGGCGGCGTTGAGCGTCGGCACGCTGGCCGCGCGCCTGGGCGACGACCGTCTTCCGATGGTGGTCGAATTGCTGCGGCGGCAGGCCGATGCGATCGGCCCGCAAACCAATCCGTTCGATGTCGCCTTGCGCAGGCCCATGCATGGCCTGTCGCGCGCCATGACCACCGAACGGATCACGGGATAA
- a CDS encoding ABC transporter ATP-binding protein yields the protein MSFLTLTDVTKSFGDLHAVADVNLSVEKGEFVSLLGPSGCGKTTTLQMIAGFVETTRGRITLDGRDITHMKPNKRGLGIVFQSYALFPHMSVAENVGFGLEMRNIDKAERKERIREALALVRLDALAHRFPRELSGGQRQRVAIARAIVIAPPVLLLDEPMSNLDAKLREDMQFELRGIQRKIGTTTIMVTHDQSEALSISDRVVVMEAGRITQIDTPYEAYERPENRFVSQFIGKANMLPGTVVAREGDAIRIDLGHDLAETGHTAQLPARERVVGVGDAVTLCIRPEKLRLCAPNAGRVPATVTSRFFLGSQWLYRLDSRLGEVLVCCQNEGTEPLPEGATVGVDWNSEAIRFIQRDTHHG from the coding sequence ATGTCGTTCCTTACACTTACCGACGTCACGAAATCGTTCGGCGATCTGCATGCAGTCGCCGACGTGAACCTGTCGGTGGAAAAAGGCGAGTTCGTTTCGTTGCTCGGGCCGTCCGGCTGCGGCAAGACCACCACCCTGCAGATGATCGCGGGCTTCGTCGAAACGACGCGCGGGCGCATCACGCTCGACGGGCGCGACATCACGCACATGAAACCGAACAAGCGCGGCCTCGGCATCGTGTTCCAGAGCTACGCGCTGTTTCCGCACATGAGCGTTGCCGAGAACGTCGGCTTCGGGCTGGAAATGCGCAACATCGACAAGGCCGAGCGCAAGGAGCGCATCCGCGAAGCCCTGGCGCTGGTGCGGCTCGACGCGCTCGCGCATCGCTTTCCGCGCGAACTGTCCGGCGGACAACGGCAGCGTGTGGCGATTGCCCGCGCCATCGTGATCGCGCCGCCCGTGCTGCTGCTCGACGAGCCGATGTCGAATCTCGACGCCAAGCTGCGCGAAGACATGCAGTTCGAACTGCGCGGCATTCAACGCAAGATCGGCACGACCACCATCATGGTGACGCACGACCAATCCGAAGCGCTGTCGATCAGCGATCGCGTGGTGGTGATGGAAGCCGGCCGCATTACGCAGATCGACACGCCGTATGAAGCGTACGAGCGCCCGGAAAATCGCTTCGTCTCGCAGTTCATCGGCAAGGCCAACATGCTGCCGGGCACCGTGGTGGCGCGCGAGGGCGACGCGATCCGCATCGATCTCGGCCACGACCTCGCGGAAACGGGGCACACGGCGCAGTTGCCGGCGCGCGAGCGCGTAGTCGGCGTGGGCGACGCGGTGACCTTGTGCATCCGTCCGGAAAAGCTGCGCCTGTGCGCACCGAACGCGGGACGTGTGCCCGCCACGGTGACGAGCCGCTTTTTCCTCGGCAGCCAGTGGCTGTACCGGCTGGACAGCCGGCTCGGCGAAGTGCTGGTGTGCTGCCAGAACGAAGGTACCGAACCGTTGCCGGAAGGCGCGACGGTCGGCGTGGACTGGAACAGCGAGGCGATCCGCTTCATTCAACGGGACACGCATCATGGCTAG
- a CDS encoding ABC transporter permease, whose translation MASTLPATDNHGMKSGTTRRAPWHAFLPLWLMCAPAFLLFVALVLVPLVMTLVLTFYRFDPASGPIAAFQFGNYAEVLSSSYYHTIFLRTFGIAFLVTLLCVAIGTPEAYVLSRMRDPYCSMFLLVILAPLLVSVVVRAFGWSMLLNTNGLVNQAFGLVGLGPYKLEYTTFAIVIALVHVMLPFMVIPVWTALQKLDPQTENAALSLMASPATTLRRIVLPQLMPGILSGSLMVFGLSASAFAIPGLLGGRRLKVAATAVYDEFLGSLNWPLGATIALLLLVANLIVMLAYYRVLERRYNRSLG comes from the coding sequence ATGGCTAGTACGCTGCCCGCAACCGACAACCACGGCATGAAATCCGGCACCACCCGCCGCGCGCCGTGGCATGCATTCCTGCCGTTGTGGCTGATGTGCGCGCCGGCCTTTCTGCTGTTCGTGGCGCTCGTGCTCGTGCCGCTCGTCATGACGCTGGTGCTGACCTTCTACCGCTTCGATCCGGCCAGCGGGCCGATCGCCGCGTTCCAGTTCGGCAATTACGCGGAAGTGCTGAGTTCGTCGTATTACCACACCATCTTCCTGCGCACCTTCGGCATCGCGTTTCTGGTCACGCTGCTGTGCGTGGCGATCGGCACGCCCGAAGCCTACGTCCTGTCGCGCATGCGCGACCCGTATTGCTCGATGTTCCTGCTGGTGATCCTCGCACCGCTGCTGGTCTCGGTGGTGGTGCGGGCGTTCGGCTGGAGCATGCTGCTCAACACCAACGGTCTTGTGAATCAGGCGTTCGGTCTCGTTGGACTCGGGCCCTACAAGCTCGAGTACACCACCTTCGCGATCGTCATTGCACTCGTGCACGTGATGCTGCCGTTCATGGTGATTCCGGTCTGGACCGCCTTGCAGAAGCTCGACCCGCAAACGGAAAACGCCGCGCTTTCACTGATGGCCTCGCCCGCCACCACGCTGCGCCGCATCGTGTTGCCGCAACTGATGCCGGGCATTCTGTCGGGCAGCCTGATGGTGTTCGGTTTGTCGGCGAGCGCGTTCGCGATACCCGGCCTGCTCGGCGGACGACGCCTGAAAGTGGCCGCCACCGCCGTCTACGACGAGTTCCTCGGCTCGCTGAACTGGCCGCTCGGCGCGACCATCGCGCTCCTGCTGCTGGTTGCGAACCTGATCGTAATGCTCGCGTACTACCGGGTTCTGGAACGCAGGTACAACCGAAGCCTCGGTTAA
- a CDS encoding ABC transporter permease has translation MRKNGPIALIFHTLVIAFVLAPLVIVVLVAFTPDETLTLPTHGVSLRWFRAILNYPDFIGAFFNSLKLAFASATLSLIVALPAALAIGRARFPGRGFLNGLLLSPLVIPGLVLGIALLRFFALIGATGSFAWLVLAHMIIITPFVMRLVLASVSGLDRSVEHAAHSLGADAWTTFRRITFPMILPGITGGWLLAFINSFDELTMSIFVTSPQTVTLPVRMYMYATESIDPMMASVSALVIFITGGAMLLLDRVYGLNRILIGQH, from the coding sequence ATGAGAAAAAACGGCCCCATCGCGCTGATTTTCCACACGCTCGTGATTGCGTTCGTGCTCGCGCCGCTCGTGATCGTCGTGCTGGTCGCCTTCACGCCCGACGAAACGCTCACGTTACCCACGCACGGCGTCTCGCTGCGCTGGTTCCGCGCGATCCTCAATTACCCGGACTTCATCGGCGCGTTTTTCAACAGCCTGAAGCTGGCGTTCGCTTCGGCAACGCTGTCGCTGATCGTGGCGCTGCCCGCGGCGCTCGCCATTGGCCGCGCGCGCTTTCCGGGCCGCGGCTTTCTCAACGGCCTGTTGCTGTCCCCGCTCGTGATTCCCGGTCTGGTGCTCGGCATCGCCCTGCTGCGCTTTTTCGCGTTGATCGGCGCGACCGGCTCGTTCGCCTGGCTCGTGCTCGCGCACATGATCATCATTACGCCGTTCGTCATGCGGCTCGTGCTGGCTTCGGTGAGCGGCCTCGACCGCAGCGTCGAACACGCCGCGCACTCGCTCGGCGCGGACGCCTGGACCACGTTTCGCCGCATCACCTTCCCGATGATTCTGCCGGGCATTACCGGCGGCTGGCTGCTGGCCTTCATCAACAGCTTCGACGAATTGACGATGTCCATCTTCGTCACCTCGCCCCAAACCGTCACGCTGCCGGTGCGCATGTACATGTACGCCACCGAATCGATCGACCCGATGATGGCTTCCGTCTCCGCGCTGGTGATCTTCATCACCGGCGGCGCGATGCTGCTGCTCGACCGCGTGTATGGCCTGAACCGCATTCTGATCGGCCAGCACTGA
- a CDS encoding (2Fe-2S)-binding protein produces the protein MSSSAHALMPPILPSNQATAPRREPQFIRVAETRREPLHFFIDGREVAALQGDTLLTAVLMQQRRVRESEFSGAPRAGFCLIGACQDCWMRTEDGRRVRACSTLVTEGMRVLTRVAAVESDAGAADASGDAR, from the coding sequence ATGTCTTCTTCCGCCCACGCTCTCATGCCGCCCATCTTGCCGTCTAACCAGGCCACCGCGCCGCGCCGCGAGCCGCAATTCATCCGCGTAGCGGAAACGCGGCGTGAACCGCTGCACTTCTTTATCGACGGCCGTGAAGTCGCCGCGCTGCAAGGCGATACGCTGCTCACCGCCGTGCTGATGCAGCAACGCCGGGTCCGCGAAAGCGAATTCAGCGGCGCGCCGCGCGCGGGCTTCTGCCTGATCGGCGCGTGTCAGGACTGCTGGATGCGCACCGAAGACGGCAGGCGCGTGCGCGCGTGCTCGACGCTCGTGACCGAAGGCATGCGGGTGCTCACGCGCGTTGCCGCTGTGGAGTCCGACGCCGGCGCCGCGGATGCGAGCGGAGACGCCCGATGA